The following coding sequences lie in one Apostichopus japonicus isolate 1M-3 chromosome 13, ASM3797524v1, whole genome shotgun sequence genomic window:
- the LOC139978337 gene encoding uncharacterized protein: MALFVAFIVLMSCLLRSAYGDEMLAFNTTISEGVFLAYTGNAVVLTCNPLDGAVNVQILKGRGNTLLLHNGEIKAGDGRYHRVQSPGKGYKLSIQDLNTSDSDVYTCTWDYRWYKLIKNVFWNDEIHAELRVVNRKMKECFLMNGFDGIFFVGETFDVYCPKNITVNLYIKEGTKNIDVQSTLEDTKFENVALRRIHNISAQYNNSRLVYSKEGSDYFNSSPNITVYEDLQVTVEPQTVNVIEGGNISLTCRSFPLIPSASIEWDLSGSRNIISNVNVSHTVNGYRSIILTVSFQNVTEVEDQYSIKCRVIAGSKNKTKMVTIQQERKMTTDVTMTTNSSTEIIQIIKDVTTATNSLTGIGQTQSRLQDENSKMLIIVIPLIATLVVIFGVFGVTLYIKRSKRDAITTEIGNIDTFDQTMYANAKIEMQLTENDSELIHNTVYESYMHGKT, encoded by the coding sequence atgGCGCTTTTTGTCGCGTTTATCGTATTAATGAGCTGTTTGCTTCGGTCTGCTTATGGAGACGAAATGTTGGCTTTTAATACCACAATTTCTGAAGGAGTTTTCTTGGCTTACACCGGTAATGCAGTAGTTCTGACCTGTAATCCTCTTGATGGTGCAGTGAATGTTCAGATACTGAAAGGGAGAGGTAATACGTTGTTACTTCATAACGGAGAGATAAAAGCAGGCGACGGACGCTATCATCGAGTTCAATCACCCGGAAAAGGGTATAAGTTATCGATTCAAGATCTTAATACGTCGGATTCAGATGTGTATACATGTACCTGGGATTACCGTTGGtataaattgattaaaaatgtGTTTTGGAACGATGAAATACACGCAGAACTTCGAGTGGTCAATCGTAAGATGAAAGAATGTTTTCTAATGAATGGATTTGACGGCATATTTTTCGTAGGAGAGACATTTGATGTATACTGTCCTAAAAACATTACTGTTAATCTATACATTAAAGAGGGAACTAAAAATATCGATGTGCAGTCGACACTTGAAGATACTAAGTTCGAGAACGTGGCGTTGAGACGTATACATAATATATCGGCACAATATAATAACAGCAGGTTGGTGTATAGTAAGGAAGGCAGTGACTACTTTAACTCAAGTCCAAATATTACTGTATACGAAGATTTACAAGTAACGGTAGAGCCTCAGACTGTAAATGTTATTGAAGGAGGAAACATAAGTCTTACATGCCGTAGCTTCCCTCTGATACCATCAGCATCAATCGAATGGGATTTATCTGGAAGCCGGAATATCATTTCCAATGTCAACGTGTCTCACACAGTTAACGGATACAGATCGATAATACTCACAGTTAGCTTTCAAAATGTAACAGAAGTAGAAGATCAATATTCGATCAAATGCAGAGTAATCGCAGGATCAAAGAATAAAACCAAGATGGTAACCATTCAGCAAGAACGAAAAATGACCACCGACGTCACCATGACAACAAATTCATCGACGGAGATTATTCAAATAATCAAAGACGTCACCACGGCAACCAATTCACTGACGGGGATTGGACAGACACAGTCGAGGTTACAAGACGAAAACAGTAAAATGTTGATCATTGTTATACCACTTATTGCTACACTGGTGGTTATTTTCGGGGTCTTTGGTGTAACTTTGTACATAAAAAGGTCAAAGAGAGACGCAATCACAACAGAAATTGGAAACATTGACACCTTTGATCAAACAATGTATGCCAATGCGAAGATTGAGATGCAACTCACGGAAAATGATTCTGAACTCATACACAATACAGTTTACGAGTCATACATGCACGGAAAAACTTGA
- the LOC139978335 gene encoding transforming growth factor beta activator LRRC33-like, with the protein MAAVLINMLLPYWMILSTMHLSSFGYYVMPSCLDVCQCNDIILRINCSGTMMQELPSHLPREYHSLYFNDNNFTHLTPDNFNVSSLQHLRELALVNSGVTSVTNGTLSMLTKLISLDMSQNSLHTVPYGISKMTKLQILDMRSNSIKTIPSETFLDHNQMRTLFLDGNEIDLTQIARGTFSSLVKLRKLTMSDMEAASSPSLNAEVSDDYYDNYNSVSSSYDMMINQSVQCVNVASWFDLPKRNLSLLVLTISNSNIQCLAESSFNQWFHKLEILDLSMNQLTSLPDDLFVHLFNLEEVYLQNNFLQHIPAIFASNSNLRILNLKRNQLLFLSPETLYPLSNSLMKLDVSGNYLPVWNATSLTIFDQLQDLSIQRNMLSDEEEPLNFNNIPYLMYLQLDHNKLRHFPNVRRLGYLKTVKISYNRIRFLEEDIFQGCYALEEVYLNSNLLKTIEKSVFHKAKQLREFQISDNPLKCDCNVRWLVSVLVEEPEYVFQYDLITRATCTSPPYLKDKLLVEALGDYYPSLICNSFPKLHHMTWLIAVWLSVLTFVVGCKLYHIFRGSRRNWYICRKRERILEDDQTLIDLLKKNRKVGKYELVRESDFELLRQQSTTSETPEPMLTSTPSKQDEPKLSPGSPAKLDKVKWNTMPETPV; encoded by the coding sequence ATGGCCGCTGTTCTCATAAACATGCTTTTGCCATACTGGATGATATTATCCACCATGCACCTTTCGTCTTTTGGATACTATGTGATGCCATCCTGTCTAGACGTGTGTCAATGCAATGACATCATCTTACGTATAAATTGTTCCGGTACAATGATGCAAGAATTGCCCTCTCATTTACCCAGAGAATATCATTCACTTTATTTCAATGATAATAATTTTACTCATTTGACCCCGGACAATTTCAACGTATCCAGCCTTCAACACCTCCGTGAACTGGCGTTGGTGAACAGTGGGGTGACATCAGTCACAAACGGAACGCTCAGTATGTTAACTAAACTAATATCCTTAGATATGAGCCAGAATTCACTCCATACAGTGCCTTATGGAATCAGCAAAATGACCAAGTTGCAGATTCTAGATATGCGAAGTAATTCAATCAAGACAATCCCATCCGAGACATTCCTGGACCACAATCAGATGAGAACTCTCTTTCTGGACGGAAATGAGATCGATCTCACTCAAATAGCAAGAGGAACCTTCTCCTCTCTGGTCAAACTTCGAAAGTTGACCATGTCGGACATGGAGGCTGCGTCATCTCCCTCGTTGAACGCTGAAGTGTCTGATGACTATTACGACAATTACAACTCTGTCAGTAGCTCATATGATATGATGATTAATCAGTCTGTGCAATGTGTTAATGTGGCTTCTTGGTTCGATCTTCCGAAGAGAAATTTATCTCTATTAGTGTTAACAATCAgtaacagtaacatacagtGTCTTGCGGAATCGTCATTCAACCAATGGTTTCATAAGCTTGAGATATTGGACCTAAGCATGAATCAACTTACATCATTACCGGACGATTTGTTCGTTCATTTATTCAACTTGGAAGAGGTTTACCTTCAAAATAACTTTTTGCAACACATTCCTGCTATATTTGCTAGTAATTCAAACTTGagaattttaaatttgaaacgtAATCAACTTCTGTTTTTGTCTCCCGAAACACTCTATCCACTGTCGAACTCCTTAATGAAGTTAGACGTGTCTGGCAATTATCTGCCAGTTTGGAATGCTACAAGTTTGACAATCTTTGATCAACTTCAAGACTTGAGTATCCAACGAAACATGCTAAGTGATGAAGAAGAACCGTTGAACTTCAATAACATTCCATACCTCATGTATTTACAGTTAGACCATAACAAACTAAGACATTTTCCAAATGTTCGCCGATTAGGATatttaaaaacagttaaaatctCCTACAATCGCATCAGATTTTTAGAGGAGGATATCTTTCAAGGATGCTACGCTTTGGAGGAGGTTTATTTAAACAGCAATCTATTAAAGACGATAGAAAAATCTGTATTTCATAAAGCAAAGCAATTACGTGAGTTTCAAATAAGTGATAATCCATTAAAATGTGATTGTAATGTGAGGTGGTTGGTAAGCGTATTAGTAGAAGAACCCGAGTACGTGTTCCAATACGATTTAATCACCAGAGCCACCTGTACCTCACCTCCATATTTAAAAGACAAGTTATTAGTTGAAGCTTTGGGCGACTACTACCCCTCCTTAATATGTAATAGTTTCCCCAAACTACACCACATGACATGGCTAATAGCGGTTTGGTTGTCGGTACTGACATTTGTTGTAGGGTGTAAGTTATACCACATCTTCCGTGGCTCAAGAAGAAATTGGTACATTTGCAGAAAACGAGAGAGGATATTAGAAGACGACCAAACGTTGATAGATTTACTTAAGAAGAACCGCAAAGTTGGGAAGTATGAGCTTGTCAGAGAAAGTGACTTTGAGCTGTTGAGACAACAGAGTACTACTTCAGAGACTCCTGAACCAATGCTAACATCGACACCATCAAAGCAGGATGAACCAAAGTTGTCTCCGGGGTCACCTGctaagttggacaaggtaaaaTGGAACACCATGCCGGAGACCCCTGTTTAA